From Pyrenophora tritici-repentis strain M4 chromosome Unknown M4_contig_00026, whole genome shotgun sequence:
cgtccttgctgctctcgccattccagctgctcctgctgtcctcgctgctcctgctctcgctaattacgctcctactatttccgcccttactgctcttactcctgcagcttttactcttaatgcgcctactcctacggttactgctcttattgctgctactcttaatgctctagctctcactgctattgctctcgctactctcgctattcttgctactactactgtccctgctgtcgccaacctcgcttctatcgctatccttactgcgaccactctccctgctcctattattttcgctgcttgtaacaccctcgttgctgccgcctttaaagctcctacccttgctactcctgctattcttactgctcctgctcctacggctcttacttctacgtcctgctcttgctactcttactcctaccgctcttactcctccgcattccgcaatcctccctattactgcttctgctctcgccacttcctctatctctactatccccgtccttcttgctgctctcgctttccccgctgttcccgctgtctctactgctctcttctgccccttacctcctacgcctcctccacctgcggtaactgcggtttcggcggccgctaccgctcctcttgtcgctgctcttactaccctcgctactttcgctttccttgctgctcttaatatcttcgctatcaatcctacggcttctgttctcgctgctcctgatactcttactatctctactgtccttactttgtcccttgtccttgtaacttgcactgctcttaatattcttattactactcctactacccctgcacctgttgccgcttctgcccctgctatccttgctgcttataatatccttacttctacctcttacctcttacagcttatatacacctccggctactgctattgctactgctactctcctactttcgctatcctcgctactcttactgtccttactatcctcgctgttcttactatcctcgctgtcctcattatcctcgctgcttccgctgtccttacaatcctcgctgtcctcgttgtcctcgctgcttccgctgtccttacaatcctcgctgtcctcgttgtcctcgctgcttccgctgtccttacaatcctcgctgtcctcgttgtcctcgctgcttccgctgtcctttctacccttactgcccttactatcctcgctgttcccgctgtccttgcaatcgctacaattaacttaatagttaattcccttgccgttcgcccctttcttgcgctgcccttgttgctcttactgtcctcgcaatcatcgcaatcaccttaattaccttaattgcctctatcctcgcggctacacatcctgctcttactgctcttgctactcttacttctatcgcgcctgcggctcctgctttcctactctcgctatcctcgcttctctcacagctgatcccgctatccctactatccccgccgtcctcgctgctctcgctgctatcgatatcctcgcttctgctcctcactccccaccgctcctactacgcctgcggccgctataactacttctgcccctgctcttgctttccctactgctctcgctgtccctgctgtccccccactgctcgcgctactctcgctgcttctcacttcctaccgctgctacggcttctacaactcctttcgccgctgcggctcctgctctcgctgtccttaccgtcgtcgctgctctcgctactcgctctgttctcgttactctcgctatatgcgcggctctcgatgctctcgctgccaacgctacctatcatgtcgctgctcttatttctctcgcctctctcgctccctacgctctcgctacttgccatctcgttgctctcgcctgcctcgcctgcctcgctctcgctacttgccatctcgttgctctcgcctgcctcgcctgcctcgctctcgttgctcttgccgctcttgctgctctcgctcttgctgctctcgctatcggagctactctcgccgtcgtcacgaccctcgcttttcctccctgctcaagctgctattactgctttcgctacctgccatcaagttgccctcgctgtcctcgccatcctcgccatcctcgccatcctcgccgtcgtcgctgccctcgctatcgccactatcgccactgttgcagctattgctctcgctaccaacgctgcctgcgctcttactgctctcgccgctctcgttaccttctctgccctcgtctttgtcgttgctctcattgctctcgctgttgccgctgctttcgctacctctaatatctttactaccctcgccttcgtcactactctcgctgctctcgccttgatcactgctctcgctgccctcgccttcgtcgctactcttactgctgctactatcgtcactgttgctgctatctctcttgctgctaaccctgcctacgctctcgctgatcttgctgctcttgcctttatcgctgcttacactatccgacctactcgagctgttggagctaccctcgtcaacgttacaactctctatatttcctctactcgcctattaatcttgtaatccaacaaaactctcctgctaagttattgctctcaaccgtctctaacaatcgcttttttcctaaaaactcaaacaacgtcggccctgctcctgaattactaaccccgaactcctctaaccgcgccgtccatcggtttcctacctcgctccgccctaatgctatacttaataacccgcctattaatacccctctatactggcaatccccgtcttggactctctgatatcgcccaaaactattcctttcccaccgattgcatatctcctgcgcagtgatcggaatggtctggtctgacttggtcttggtctggtctagaccgccaagacttggtctggtctggcgattttttgagaccgtggtcggaccggtctagatgatcggaccggtccggctataaataggtccacgtgactagatcttagactaatctagccagaaaatttagcacaatatgagtcattaagatcaaggtaagtcttctacttacatagaacaatcaagtccttaacaacctacttatatactattgttatggagccttcaacaccaacctcaccgtccccatcgaatattataagactagatttaacgtctcttactccatctcctatccccacgtcatcacccacccctatactatcacccactcctattcaatatcacgaatctccagatgagttcgtgcagggcggtatcacgtacgtgaaacgtgcaataattgcaaggaaggatttccgtcaaggtacatcacacatctggaagtacggactccaatacattcgagatagcgataagaaagaggtgtattactgccatgagtgcagggttgggaagagcaagcaagagttgtttgtcatcaatggcacttctaggatccggaatcacctggaacagaagcaccagattgatccccagagtggcatcaagcgaaagggttctgtacggaagtctataatcgaccagcaaaaggatggggctgcttccagcatctttttctggaaggagtcagtagagaagtttaaagagcttctaattcgttggattgtgtactgccatatcgccttctttcaattagagaaccagtactttcgtgaactactcctctttttaaatccggcactactcaaccacctcccgaaggctgcgaagactatccgaagctgggtaatgaatgcattcatatcgaagaagcaacagcttagggaggacctacaccattcacggagtaggatctctatctcctttgatctctggacttcaccaaacccttacgctatcctaggcgtcgtcgctatgtggattgatactaccggcatgcgacgtgttaccgctttaggtatgcgacgtatatacggcgaacatactggagagaatcttggatcggtggtccttgaattgctggaagaatacgacattagcggagatcagattggatactttatgctggataatgcctcggcaaatgataccgctgttgagtttatactcaaggatctctgcccatggatgaagtcaaaacaacgtcgtcatcgccggctgcgttgcttgggccatgtcatcaacctctgttgccaggcgttccttatggggcgaaactgtgagaagtatcttgcgaagctggagaagcatcatcaacgtggcgactatacgaaggtggaagagctctggaagaagttcggatgtttgggtcgtcttcacaacctggtgcgatacatcaggcttactccacaacggcgtgaggagtttgctacaattattatcggcggagatctttcgcaattcgacgggcttgagcttatccagaacaactcgacccgctggaactcatggttttattcgattacacgtgcattaaatgttcgagaacgtttagagctcttctcggctcgtcatgtacctggaaagggctccgtagggatcgcgaactttaagcttgatggacagcactggtttgagcttgaaaagattgaactcgctctcaaagacttctatgctgcaactttgctttctgaaggtaagaagacgtcacttgcggactggttttcaactttggactgccttctccgggagataagcgagacgaaggatcactaccacgacatccacactgaggacgataacaactttacatggaagtaccttcaaggctgcgctgatgctgcttggttaaagtgcgttgagtactataacaatcagcagctgaattggcaaaatcgattccctgaagatactgaccttccaccggcatattatgcggctcaaatccttgatccatatcgcaagtggggatggttcaggcaagagtgggttcttcatggcgacgaagagaagaagaggtggtttgaaaacgcacaattagcggtgaagcatctctgggagacagagtataagggaaggtaccctgtcgagatgctgccaccaccagccaggaaggagagagatcctgacccagcatttgatcgccagcgggaacataagcgcattcgaatagacgctccagtttctacaactgatttgtatgaacaatacatctctactgaccggcttcataacgaagaggcaggttgcaatgaggctattgcgtactggctatctcgctacgactcccaacgagatctcgctcgcttcgctctagacatgtttgcgatctcgcctatgtcggatgaatgcgaacgtctttttagtagcgcgaagcttactatcgtcgatcgccgtggtaggctgaaggcagatattatagaagcgtgcgagtgtctccgggcctggtatggaaagccccaagctgaggggaacagcgatatcgaggatagtgagaacgaagacgactagattgacagtcagtagtaaaacacatttcctcggcttccttctttgcttcagcctcattcttggcggtcttgttggtcggaccggtctggtcggaccggtccttatgtaagcacctggtctggtctggtctgtaccctcagaccagaccagaccagaccattccgatcactgctcctgcggcactccacaccaaaaacagcccgaataacgctcaaacttaattgtctcttccatcctcttaatcgactccttgatccgctggctctcctgtcgccaacattgccgtacgtcgtgtgcgctcgatccttgccctaccgcctcgcataacccacaccggtttatccattgcgccagctgcctacgcagccactcgacgtcggcgaactcctgctgccgctgctgtatcaatctctgtcgcgggccgccttgctctcgttgctgctgattaaacgcctgccgcgcctcttcttgctccctctccaatgtctccgcctcttcttcgttgctgctgccgccctcggccacctccaccacctccatctcctccacctcctccacctcctccacctcctccatctcttccatctcctcctccatctcctcctccatctcctcctccatctcctcctcctccatctcctcctcctccatctcctccccgtcggctctcatgcatacgtcacacctctcctctccctcctcgcaccgagctcgctcggcctcgcgcctgtctaaatacccgtccaacattacccgtctacatgtcgccgcctcgtctatgccttcgacgtatgctcgcaccaaccgctgctccgcctccccctgcttgtcatccgccgctcgctgctcgccgtcctgcaccatcatgatggcctcgctccgctccccgtctcgcccggctcgcccgctctcctgcgcgtaatccaacacgctaaacggccaatccatgtggacaatgcaccggatatcgggcacgtccactcccatgcccaacgcgctggttgccacaatcacccgctgcttgccgcccatgaactcctccaacatgcttgccttgccaaccgcgtggtgatgatacgcatggcacttgagcttctcggctaaccccttgacctttggcactgagttgccgtacactacaatcttgccgctcttatactttcggaccttctgctgtaccatcgccaacaccgttgcctctacctcctgtctcttcctctccttctctacccttaccacccggtacgctatgttgctccgtgctgttggtgccctaaacattcttacctgcccacgctcaaaatgcattcgccggaataactcgtcctcctcgctgggtggcaacgttgctgttaacatgaccatctgcgtctctacagccactagcttacctagctgctgcatctgcttgcggaacgtgtactgccggtttaacacgatatggcactcgtcgataataatccgatctagctgccgcgtcgctcgtagccggtttaaaaacgttgcaaattcctctccaactgccgactcgggcgtcactaacaccaccgctgctgcgtctggcggacgccgactctgccactctacgcacgatatccctagcttcttgcaccgctgtgccatgtcgccacgcaacgcgatcaacggcactaccaccaccgtcgtgccgccctgctctgcccacgccggcaacatgaacaacaagctcttgcctgccccgtcggcatcaccgctactacgggactctcgcctgctgtgatggctttgatcgctgcctcctgcacccccggaacttggcctcctcgcccatcatgcgcttcagctgcgctctcgcgtccatcttcctcagccgctgccaccgatccacccttgcctcgtctgcctcgctctcaaacggcgctctcttccgcttgctgcttcttctctggtcgtccaagcctgcctggaagcccaaaaatctatgccaatccgtgctcgatgcccggaactgctgccgcctatccgccacggcccctgactgctccatgatccctcgcgcgtataccagtcccgccacgtgcgacgtatggcccgcctgctcgtcggcaatcgaatctcctgcctgctcctcagcccactccttattctcctcgccctcatctgcctggaacgctgtcgatccacgcaaaaaccgccggctgatgccaatcgccatctcccggtacccggcaaacgtccactcctggcccatcgcgatccggctctcgcgcttcaacgcctcccgcagcccagagatgccaacaatcaaatcaatcaagcttCAGGCCCTATACTTGCTTTGATTGACGTtttcttggtgttgagcttgctTTGATGGGCTTGATAGGTCGATCAGTGAGGCTTgattggtgagcttgatgggcttgatcGCTAGGTAGCCTTAGGAAGCTCCGAAGAGTGAAAAAGGCGGTTTCTGGAGCCAAAAAAAGGCAAAACGAGAAGTTAGTATAGAGTTTCGAACACAAAGCAAAAAAGGCCGCAACTATCTGCTCTAGAGAGAGGTCCTTCTAGGAGCGCGTTTGAGGGAGAATAGCAGTGTTGCGTAGTATATAACCTGAAGTCTTATTGCGCGCGAGTAATCAAGAAAAGATAAGATTGTATCGCTATTGCCGTTGAAACCCAGCTACTCGGGAGTCTCTACGTTGAGCAGAGTGCTCACAAGCTATCCTCATCGTTCACTAGCAGTATATGCCCCCAACAGCAGTAtacagcagggacagtaaCCTCTCTAAGGCCTTTGGATAGGATATATCGAAGCTTAAGACTCATTAATCGACGCGGAGGCAGGCGGTATTATTCAGTGGATGGGCGTTGTAAGGTAGGCGAGACGTCTATTTTAAGAAGTAGTCAGCTACGCTCTGCTAGGTATATTGAAGCTGTAAGAAGCAGCTATCCTGATGACCCTAGAGGTCGTAGacgaggatggagatgggcTGTACTTACCGGAATCGCTAGGTTGCTCCCACGCTGTGAGGTTGTACAACTGCTCAAGGTCGTGATCTGAGAGTTGGCTTGTAGCTGACGTCGGCAGCTTTATGCCAGCGGCATTCCAAGCCCGTACACATTGAAGCGCGGCGAGTAGTTGTGACCCAATCTTGCGCCGTCGCGGAGCAAGTAGATCTCCTAGTTCACTAAACATGCGCTCGCACTCGCAACTGCTCGCTGGAATACTCAACACGTCAATCGCAAAGCGTGAGAGGTCGGGATACTTAGACTGAAGCTGTACCCAGTACTTGATAGGGTTGCCGTCAACGTTAGGGCTGTTGTGCTGCTTACTCGTCCACTTTGGCTCCAATTTGCGCCACCTGTCGTACTCATCTGTGAGCTCATCATCGTCCTCGCTATCGCTTATGATGTACGAGATAGCCTCGTCAATAGCGCCGTTATCACGCTCTTTTGAGGGCTTTGTTGGAGGAGTAGAGGTCGTATACTCTGCCCAAAGAGCACGAAAGTCAGCCATACAGGCGACGAGCCACTCAGGCTTATCACGCCACGCCTTCTCGCAATAGCGTCGATAGTACGGGTGAAGAGCGCAGGCCGCAAAGTACGCGGGTGAGTCGTCGAGTTTACTGTAGTAGTCGTTGAGCTTCTCCCACGCTGCGCGAAAGTTGATAGAGAtgtgatcttcaggcgccTCGCGCTGCTCAAAATCAACCCTCTCGTACTGCCGGAGACGCTGCTCAAAgcgccccataaggaactCAAACACTGGTATAACCTCGTATATCGCACCGAAACGGCCACATTTGCCTCTGCCTTCAAGGCGCTTTGTAGCATCTTTCAGCGGCTTCAGCACCTCAATATACTCAGTTATAACAgcccaatcagcagctgtgAGGCCCTTAGATCTCATCCAAGCAGGCGCCTGGGGCTTCTTGTTGTTCTTCGTTCGGGCGTGTGAGTCGGCAACGCGCTGCTGTTCCACGTAGAAACAAACGTAGGAGTTGAACGCGGGTTGTAGTAATACAGCTCTCTCAAACGCTGAACAAAAGGAGTTCCAGCGCGTAACGCAAGGCTTTACAGGCTCGAGTATTTGGAATTTagcgtcgtcgtcggccGGTAAGTCCTGCCTCGCGAGGCGCTGAAAGTTCGCGAACATGTCGTACTGTTGTGGCGTTTTGATGTAGCTAATAACGTCTATAAGCGTGCCTAATGGGCCCTGCTTACGCCACTCGTTGAGGTATTTCTCTTCCTCCTGTACAGCGTTAGAAAGCTTCATTGAAAAGAACAGGTAGACTTACAGCCAAGTTCTCGTCGTTGTTAAAGGCGTCCTTGTTTGAGCCAAATATAATCGACTGGCCAACTAAGTTGATTGTATGAGCGCTACAACGTAGCCGGCGATGCTTAGACTTAAAGCCAAACTTCGCTCCAAGGGTCGCGATAGCAGTGTCGTTATTGAACGCGTTGTCGAGCATAAAGTAGCCAACGTTCTGCGCAGTTATATTAAACTTCTGCAGAGTTTCAGCGACACAATCAGCTATCCTGTCGCCAGTATGGGCACCTGAGAGCTGCGGCAGGTCAATAGCAACGTCCCTAAGGTCGCCCTCAGCCGtggcaaagtgagcgacaataccgaagaagccacgcttgccacctttaACGGTCCAcccatcaaagcttatatgtatCTTGCTCGCCGCGCAACGCAGCTCATCGACGACCTGAGGCTGCATGAAGTtgtacagcctcatcacAAACTGCGCAACGCTTGTGCGACTACTCCAGAGCGCCTGCTCAGCTTCAGGATTCGCGAAATGTATCATCCTGCGGAAAGCTGGATCTTCGAACTGGCAGAGGGCGAGGTTGTTGTCAACAAGCCAGCTAACAGCTGCTATTCGAAAGGactgtacgtcgaagtttcctatcTCGTTCGCAACCCTTTGGCTAACGCCGAAGCCGCCCTTCAGCATCATTTCTAGCGATTTCTGGCCTCCAAGAAGCTGCTGAGGCGGTTGCTCGCCAGCGTTTGTTATTCCATGATCCCTATTTAGGTGCCTCGCAGCAGTACTAGTTGCCTCCGTCGTCTCCGCAAAGCCAGCAGTCGCTGCTTTACGCTTGTGACAGATGTGGCACAGCCAGAATATCCTGTTGGTATTACTGCGGAGAGTAAGCCGATAACCGTAGTTGTATACCCAGCTtttcttctgcttctgtGTCCGAAGAGGCTTCATATACCGTGGCAGGCgaccagactccgcaacaatcaatcggatcggcatgattgattcctatctaggttaaaggctgcctaatgaagtaattctttaacctatataggaatcaatcatgtcaatcgattgattgttgcggagtctgcagGCGACTCCAGTTAATGCCATCAAAGTTATCGGCCATACGCGGGTCGAAGTCAGGCTCTGGCTCGCCTTCATCTACCGCTTCAGACGCCGCTGCAGCTACCTCAGAGGCTTCAACAGGCGCGACAATCGCATCTTCGGGTATAGAGTCGCGCAACTGCATCTCGAAATCAACGCCTTGGCTCGCGGCCAGTATAGCTCGACGCGGCGACGTTGGCGGAGTCTCGCGCTGTGTATCCTCGTCGATAACGAAAGGGTGAGATGGCTGCGAAGCTTCGATAGTTATAGGCTGTGATTTACTGCCTTTCTGGCGTTTTGAGCGACCAGCGGCGGCAACAGGAGCGGCAGCAGGGCGTTTACGAGGATGCCTAGGGTCTGGCATAATAGCAACGggtagcactaggaatagaacatgtAGAGAATTGTGTTAATCATTGTGCTACGGGAACTAAGATCTATATCTCCGCCGGCTAACGTTGTGGGCGCTATGCCCTGTACGTACTAGCCTTTAAGTGAGAGaagatgggatggaacctaggttATACCAAAATCTACGACTTCACGTTCTACGATATAGCCAGGATCAAGCCTatcaagctcaccaatcaagcctgcttgatgggcttgatttgCTTGTACTTTTGAGCAGTCTGGGCTTgatttggcttgattgtattcactcaatcaaatcaatcaagcccatcaagcaggcttgattgttggcatctctgatccctcgcgcgtataccagtcccgccacgtgcgacgtatggcccgcctgctcgtcggcaatcgaatctcctgcctgctcctcagcccactccttgttctcctcgccctcatctgcctggaacgctgtcgatccacgcaaaaaccgccggctgatgccaatcgccatctcccggtacccggcaaacgtccactcctggcccatcgcgatccggctctcgcgcttcaacgcctcccgcagccgatcggtcgtccacttgcggccgctggggtctgctggccacatatgcgacgaaactgcctccttctcccacaccaacgcctcgagccgctgctggaacggcaacaccagccacatataccacactaccagctcgcccacctcgcgcggcaaatatcgatggataatcttgacgtcgccgctgactttgtatcccttgtggtaccgtgtcacaaacaccaccatgccgtcctcgatgaatatattgcgatgccccccttgcactgtgttgctatgccgtacgctcagtagctctggccctcgcgctggctgcccacccgttatatgcattaacaccgccagcttctcgcgaaattctaccacccggtccatgtatcgctctattgcctgtcggtctacccctgactgcgtcccgggcttcatgaaccgactCCGGATGCTGGCGCTCTCGCCTACCCGCTCAAATAACCACCTCTCGCCGTTGACGGGCATGTTTGTGCGATGATCCTTCAAAAAGTTCCATCCTGGCCGCTCGTCGGTTGGGTTGTCACGTATGCTCTCCCATGGCACTGCCGGCACCGGCGCTGCCTTGCTGCTAAACATTAACTCCTCTGTTAATAATCGCCGGCTCTCGCTAGCCAGCCCATGTACCATGCCGCGGAACTGCGCCATGCTAAAATGCAGCTCTTTGTACAGCAGCTCGTcgccagactccgcaacaatcaatcgatcgacatgattgattcctatataggttaaag
This genomic window contains:
- a CDS encoding Dimer-Tnp-hAT domain containing protein, with the protein product MPIRLIVAESGRLPRYMKPLRTQKQKKSWVYNYGYRLTLRSNTNRIFWLCHICHKRKAATAGFAETTEATSTAARHLNRDHGITNAGEQPPQQLLGGQKSLEMMLKGGFGVSQRVANEIGNFDVQSFRIAAVSWLVDNNLALCQFEDPAFRRMIHFANPEAEQALWSSRTSVAQFVMRLYNFMQPQVVDELRCAASKIHISFDGWTVKGGKRGFFGIVAHFATAEGDLRDVAIDLPQLSGAHTGDRIADCVAETLQKFNITAQNVGYFMLDNAFNNDTAIATLGAKFGFKSKHRRLRCSAHTINLVGQSIIFGSNKDAFNNDENLAEEEKYLNEWRKQGPLGTLIDVISYIKTPQQYDMFANFQRLARQDLPADDDAKFQILEPVKPCVTRWNSFCSAFERAVLLQPAFNSYVCFYVEQQRVADSHARTKNNKKPQAPAWMRSKGLTAADWAVITEYIEVLKPLKDATKRLEGRGKCGRFGAIYEVIPVFEFLMGRFEQRLRQYERVDFEQREAPEDHISINFRAAWEKLNDYYSKLDDSPAYFAACALHPYYRRYCEKAWRDKPEWLVACMADFRALWAEYTTSTPPTKPSKERDNGAIDEAISYIISDSEDDDELTDEYDRWRKLEPKWTSKQHNSPNVDGNPIKYWVQLQSKYPDLSRFAIDVLSIPASSCECERMFSELGDLLAPRRRKIGSQLLAALQCVRAWNAAGIKLPTSATSQLSDHDLEQLYNLTAWEQPSDSG
- a CDS encoding ComEC, membrane metal-binding protein, which encodes MLVITPTATTTPVFTAASTNIATAAPTLPILAIHSVLAALAIPAAPAVLAAPALANYAPTISALTALTPAAFTLNAPTPTVTALIAATLNALALTAIALATLAILATTTLLPLLLLLFLLLLLLRLLLLRPALATLTPTALTPPHSAILPITASALATSSISTIPVLLAALAFPAVPAVSTALFCPLPPTPPPPAVTAVSAAATAPLVAALTTLATFAFLAALNIFAINPTASVLAAPDTLTISTVLTLSLVLVTCTALNILITTPTTPAPVAASAPAILAAYNILTSTSYLLQLIYTSGYCYCYCYSPTFAILATLTVLTILAVLTILAVLIILAASAVLTILAVLVVLAASAVLTILAVLVVLAASAVLTILAVLVVLAASAVLSTLTALTILAVPAVLAIATINLIVNSLAVRPFLALPLLLLLSSQSSQSP
- a CDS encoding Drf-FH1 multi-domain protein, with amino-acid sequence MGQEWTFAGYREMAIGISRRFLRGSTAFQADEGEENKEWAEEQAGDSIADEQAGHTSHVAGLVYARGIMEQSGAVADRRQQFRASSTDWHRFLGFQAGLDDQRRSSKRKRAPFESEADEARVDRWQRLRKMDARAQLKRMMGEEAKFRGCRRQRSKPSQQARVP